From the genome of Candidatus Defluviilinea proxima:
ATTTCTACGCACAGGGAATCGCAAACTCTGGATCCTTCTGGGGATGATCGCAGGTATCGCCTGCATGACCAAGATGACCATCCTGTTTTTAGGGCCGGGCTTTTTGGTCGCATTGTTGGCTTCGAAATATCGAAAGGATCTGTTGACGCCCTGGCCGTGGCTGGGAGCGGCGCTGTGCGCGATCATCGTCTCTCCCTATTTGCTATGGCAGTATGCCAATGACTGGCCCACGCTCGAATATTGGACAAACTATGGGACGCACCGAGTCTATCAGGCGTCTCTTCCCCAATATCTGGTGAACGTTCTTGTTTACATGCACACGCTTCTTTTGCCCTTATGGCTGGCCGGACTATATCGGATCTTTCGCCGCCTCGATGGTGTGGACTACAGCTTCTTGGGAGTATTCTTCGTAGGTGCATTGGGGACGTTGTTTACCATCCACGCCTCCGCAAGAATGCTCGCGGAAGTGTTCATGCCACTCCTTGCAGCAGGTGCCGTATTTATAGAAGAGTTATCTGATCGTGCCCAATGGCGAAAGTGGATGCGAGTCAGCGTCACGATGTATCTGTTAGCCGCAGGCGCTGTCTCCATCCCACTCTGTCTCCCCATACTGCCGGTAGAACAATTACTGTCCTTCAGCGACTCATTCAAGTCCATGATCCCGCCGGTGAAAGAATTCAACGGTCAGACGTTCCGAGTCTCACCAGCCATCTTTGGCCGCCTGGGATGGGACGAAATGATCCGTGATGTAGCCGATGTATACAATGAACTTCCACAGGAAGAGCGCGCAGTAGCGGGCATCTACGCGGAATGGTACATGCCCGCCGGTGCGATAGATCACCTGGGACCACAATATGGCCTTCCTCACGCCGTCAGCGGATCGTTGACCTACTATCTCTGGGGGCCGGGGTATTCCTGGGACACGATGATCATCGTCGCAGGCAAAATAAACTATCTGGATCTCTTTTTCAAAGAATGTGAAATGAAGAGGGAAGTGCAATACAAGTATGACATGTCATTTGGCAAACTTTATATTCATGTGTGCAGAAAGCCTGTCATTCCCCCCGATAGGATTTGGCCCACGATGAAATCGTATCGGTAGGTTTCTATAGTGACACAATGAATTGCTTATAATAGATTTTTTCGAGAACAACTATAGTTTAGTAAATTTTTATTTTTAGCCGTATAACACTCCATTTTGGGGATTAGGCGGCGGCCGTCTATAATCCGTTATACTGCGGCCGTATAATCACTAGTTAGCTGGCTTGAGCTAGTATGTTGTGTTGTGAGGGCAAAAAACCGTATCGCTTTGCAAATCACACTTTACTTTTCGTAGATAAGAGAACTCAGTGAAGAAGACACGCGAGATAGATTTTTTCACGACCTTGAAAAGAATTTATGCCTCTGGTTGGCTATTTTTCTTTAGCCTTCTCTTGTCGTTCATCGGTGGTATTTTGGTAGTTAATTTTCATGCTGCTATAACTCCAGAACAAGCGCCAATGCAGGGATACCCCCCGCTGCCCATCGGCTGGGAGGCTGGTGTATTCAATCATGGCGAGTACATTCATTGGCTTACAATTCAAAAGCATCCGATTCTCTACGCGATTTGTTTGGTCATACAATGGGGTCCAGCGATCATTTGGGCACCAATGATGATAAGATTCTATATTAAATCAAGACGAATGTGAAAATATTGGTGCACACATACAGAACCATGCACGAAATTCACTGGCTGAGTATAGTGAAGACGCCAGCTAACACAGCGTGCAGCGGACGGCGGGGAGTCTGCGCCTTTTCAAGCATTTTTCTGGCTTCGAGCTTTTTCTACATCTCAAACCTTTTCCTGCCCCGCCCGCGTCCGCCGCTAACGCAAACCGTTAGGCGGCAAAGCCAACAGCATCTAACCAATAAAACAGTAAACTAGAGAAACATGCAAATAAAATTATCAACTTCGATACGCCGTTTTATTCTTTTAGTTTTAGGTGTGTATATTTTCTTGGTAGTATTGGTTATAAGCATTTCAGCATTATCTAATTCGCTTAACATCCCACAAGTGGGAAATCGATTATTACAAGTGGGACTTGCTCTCTTTGTGATTAGCTGGCTTATCCTTGGCTCAAGCGCCGATAATGCCAAAGATGTTTTCAGAAGTCCACAGATCCGAAATGATAGTCTTTTCAAGCAACGTCGTAAGCGGCAACGCCCACTTGAAATGGCGCTCTGGGCGATAATAATCGCTACAGCTCTTGTCGCTCTTACAGGCTTTCTATCAGTATATGCTGTGAATCTAGGTTTACTTTTGGCCTAGTTTTTGTTGTGATTTTCAACTGGAGATTGGTATGGTTCGTTCAAAGTTGCACAGAAAATAAGGCTTAAACTCGTGGAGTTGTAGGGTTTGTCAAAGTCAGGAGTCTTCCAGTTGTAAGAGACGCCGAACAAAGCACCCCGTAAAAGCATCGAGATAATGCAACAACTGCCTTGAATCTCAAGGCAGTTGTTTTTATTTACCCACCCCTATACTTCCCTCGATACCCCTCCGGCAACAACACCGCCAGGGACTCCATGATCTGTTCCGTCCCTTCTTTCAGCATCAGTTGACGGTTATCGTTCTCTTTTAGATAAAACGGTTTTCCTACCGTCAATGTGACCTTTGCACGCTTCCACTTTTTCATCGAACCATAAATATTTTCGTTCTCCGTTCCGGTCATCGCCACAGGGACAATGGCCGCACCGGACTTCATCGCGAGGAAGGCGGCGCCCTCCGTCCCATCTTCGAGGCCGCCGGCCACAGATTGACGTCCTTCCGGCGCGAGCGCGATAAACCGTCCCTGAGATAAACCTTCGAGCGCGGCGCGCACAGCTTTACGGTCCGGCCTGCCGCGATGCACCCAGATGACTCCGTAGGCACGTAGGGCCGGTCCCGCCAGCCAGTCTTCATTCAATTCGATCTTGCCCATCCCATCAATGTTGGCAGGGATGGATGCGGCCAACAGAACAGCATCCGCATCGCCGAGGTGGTTGATGGTTATTAAAGCCGGTCCATGTGTGGGGAAGTTTTCCACTCCGCTCACTTTCGCATTCGTCAAAACGAACACAATCAGTTTCGCGAACCCGCGCGCCAAAAAGCGAAAGACCCTGCGAGGCAGGGTCAACTCTGGTAATTTGACGAGGTCGGGCCGCCACCAATCAGTGACGGGTTTCGGCTCAGGGGAGGATGACGGAGTCTGCATACACGCCGCGATATTCTTCGGGCAACAGCCCGGCCAGATGACGCATCACAAGGTCTGCATTTGCCTGACGTGCTTCGTGTTTTTCTTTCCCCTTGGCTGTGTTCTCCGGCAAGGTGATGGGCTTGCCTATATTCATGACCAACGAGGGCCGGTCACCATGTGTAGCACGATGCCAGAAATCCTCGGTCGTGCCGATCAAGCCCACCGGCAGAACAGGCACGTTCGTTTGTTCAATGATATAAGCCACGCCGGGTTGGGCACGTCGCATTGCAGTGACGTGCGAACGTCCGCCCTCGGGCGCGATCAACAACGGATACCCGGCATTAATGACCGAAATGATCCGCGCGAACAAGGTGCGGTCATATTCGCCGCGATGCACGGGGATGACACCATAGATCTTCAACACCTGTCCTTGAACAGGTTTGCTGAACACATCTGATGCACCAATGATCTCCAACTCTTCAGGCCAGAACGAGCCCGCAAACGGAGGATCGAAGATCGAGACGTGATTCATCGCGACTACATACGGTTTTCCATACGGGATATTTTCTTTGCCTGTGATCTTTACATTTGCCAATACATGAAAAATCCCCCGAAAGACCGCCTTCACCACCGGGCGGCTCAACTTGAACTTCAACGGAACGCGATACACATCACTCATTTGCACAAGGCCAACACCTTTTCAAAGACTTCGTCCGCGTTCATTTTATCAGAGTCGATCACCACCGCATCATCCGCCGCACGCAACGGGGCCACATCGCGCGTCGAGTCGATGCGGTCACGTTCGATCACCTTCGCAAGAATATTTTCATAGTTCACGTCCGCACCACGCGCGCTCATCTCATCAAAACGCCTCTTCGCACGTTCCTCGGCGGAGGCATCGAGATAGATCTTCAAATCCGCTTCGGGCAACACCACTGTGCCAATATCACGTCCCACCATCACAACCTTGCCGCGCTGACCGATGCGTCTCTGTTGTTTGCTCAACGCCGCCCGCACACCGGCATATGCTGAGACGACTGACACGTTGGCATCCACTTCCGGCAGACGCGTTTCCCACGTGATATCTTTTCCTGCCACAAAGACATCGCACGCGCGTCCATCCGACTTTGAAGCTGGTTCCACATCAATGGGCATCGATTCCGCTAAAGCTGTGACCGCGTCTTCATCCTTCACATCAAGGCTGTGATCTAACGCGATCCACGTCACAGCGCGATACATCACACCCGTATCGAAGAAGAGATAACCAAGCGTTTCAGCCACCTTCAACCCCAAAGTGGATTTCCCCGAAGCGGCGGGGCCGTCTATTGCGATAATGGCTGGTACAGATTTATTTGTCATATATATTTTTCGTTTCCATTCAAACGCCGAAGGCGTGAAATGATTGTAGGAATAAAATGCCGTGTGATGAACCCTGAAGGGGTGTCATGGCTTTGCACAAATCATGTCATCCCTTCGGGATTATTCGCCGGTGTCATCTGGTCTACAATCCTGCCATCCCTTCGGGATTTGACCATTTTGCAAAGATTTTTTCTTCGCGCCCTTGGCGGGCTTTGCGGTTTAGAAATTTACGGTTGTGTGTCTTGACGTGCGTCAGGGAACATGTCATCACGTGCCCAAAGGATGATGGTCTCTGTATCGCGCGGGAGTTGACGATATACGGCCCAACCAATCCAAGCCTGAGGTTGGATCGTATCCCACAACGGAGCCTGTCGCCACGTGAAATCCTGTCCGCGATAGGCAGATGGTAAGCCCAACTCATTCATCAATGGCGTGATGACGATGGGCGGCGCATTCAACGGGTCAAGCACGGAAACGACTTTCACTTCATGGTTCCGCAGTGCCCATTCAAGCGCAGGAGATTGAATGCCCATGATCGTCACCGGCTGCGAGTCGATGTGTCCACTGCTCAGCATGGAAATATCGTTCACGGAGGCGGTCAGTAATTTAGCCTGGGTGGGCGGTTGATCTGGGGACCATAATTCCACACCGGTCGGCAAGCGGACTCCGCTTGCACTCCAGGCCGCGCCGAGGGCATAGATACCGAGGAACAACGAGAACGACCAGGTCGTACCGAGCCGAGCCGTGCGCGCAGACCATCCCAGCGCAACAAGGATGATACAAACGGCAAGGATCAACGAAGCCCCGATCAACACGATATAGCGTGGACCCAAAGGCAGGTTAACGCTTTTGTTGAAAAGGTTCAACGGTGTGGTGGTGAACTGTTCATAGGGGTTCAATCCAATATTCGCAACATTGAACCAGATATAGATCAACAGGATCAAGATCGCCCCGGCCACCACACTGACTTCCACGCGTTCATCGAGGAAAATATCAAAGCTTTGCGAAAGTTCACGCGCGGCAAGCACAAGCAGCGGAATGATGACCCACGCCAATTCACTCGTCTGACGATAGAAGATAGCCACCAACAAGGAAACTCCCAACCAAATACCCCAGCGAATGTAGCGCAGGCTTTGCAAACGAATGCCGCGGATCAATGCGAAGATGGCGAGGAAGATCCCCAATATTTCATAACCGACGAAGGTAATGAGCATGCGCGATGGAGTGAAAACAGAGGGGGCCGTCCAGCCCTTGAGGTAGGCCGGGATCGAGTTGAACAATGCGCTGAGTCCATGTGGAGTGGTGAGGAAGAGCGTGCCAGCAAGGATGAGCGTGGAAATGAGTGCAATGATCGCGCTTCGTATATCGGGCATCACATCTTGTTTTGCGTTGCTCTTCATGCCCTGCCAAAAGAGGAAGGTTATACCAAGCATCAGAACGCCGGACCAGATCGAAGGTCCAGAGAGAAGCGCAAGACCAGCGAAGATACCGGCTGGGATGGCGCGTCCATTAATCCACATGCCCCATGCAAAGAGCAGGAAAGTCACAGCAAAGATGGTGCCGCTGGCTTGACGTGAAAGGGCGGTCAGGCCGGGGTCGAATGCAAAGAGAAAGGCAAGAATAAGTGCGGGACGAGGGTGAAGTCTTTCACGGAAATAGTAGGGCGCGAAAACGAGTAAGCTCCCCACAAGAGCAGGGGCGAGGCGCGCCATAAAGTTCGTGCTTTCAATGACGAGGAAGAGAATGCTGGTAAAGAGTATGTACGCGGGTTGTGGGCCAAGCAGGGTTGCCTTACCTTGCGCGATCTGCAATGCCTGCAACGCGAACTGTGCTTCTGAATCGGCAAGGGGAGCGGCGCCGAGTTGAACGAGGCGAAAACCGAGGGCGAGAAGAAAGGCCAGCCCATATAGCCAGCCTTCGTATTTGAGTCGGGAGGAGTTCATAAGGGTATTTTACCTGTATTTATTCTATGCGAGACGGCGCTTCGACTTCGCTCTTCCCTATCAGAGTTTCCGTCCTGAGCGGAGGGCAGAGCGATCTTTGCGAAGCCCGTAGTCGAAGGACGCTCCGCTCAGCACGGTGTTACGGCACTTCATAAATGGTGATACTACCCTGTTGAAAAACAGGTTTGAGGAAGTTATTGAACTTCTCTTCGTTGACGCGGTAGGAGGTGCGCTCGAGGTTACCCACAACAATATAGCGGATGTTGTAGCGTTTAATAATCTCCTGCGTAACAGACCAGTCCGGCGTGACATACAGAGTTTCAATATCCTGATTGCGTGAGCCTTGTAAAGAACCATCGCGCCATTGTCCTTCATGCCCAGGCCAACCAAGCACAGTGGGCATACCGGTAAATGTTGCCATACGTGCATACTCACTATATTGACCGCCAACCGCCTCTGCGATAACACCGAACTCCAGACCCTTCATAAATTGAATGGCTTGATAATCATCCGGCATAACATTGGCAAGGTAAGTTGAACCGTCCAAAGTGCGTTGTTCGGGATGCTCCACTTTAAAATCGTCTGTTCGAGTTGGGAAGGCAAAAACAGGAAATGCCAACCCCACTACGATGACCAGGACCATCACCAATGTGTATACAGCAAGAGGCCACTTCGGCAGTTTCAAAAACATCACGGACACGCCAAAAGCCGCCGCCAGAGATAACAATTCCCATGCTTGAAAATAAAACTTGAAGACGCTGTTGATGCGATAACCAAATCCATCACGCAGATATACAAAGTCGATGCCAAGGATGAGAAGAACACCAATAACGATCATCAAGAGAACGAACGATGAAGCAGGCGAGTCAATTTGTGTAGGTTGTGATTCGTAGTCAACTGGTTCCTGTTGTCGGTTTGAAAACAAGAAGGATAAGGCCATGGTCAACAAGGCCATTAATGTAAGCAGGCTCCCAACATAAGACAACCTGCGTTCCATGCTTTTGGAAATCAACGTACCGATATTAAGTTGTTGTTCATCAAGCACATATTTGACAATGTCAGGCGTAAAGCGTGTTGCCAAAAATCCAACTGTGAACAACACCGTGAAGAGCGCCAACAGAACACCCAGAGATGTTAGAACACCGGCGCGCCAATTTACCGGGGCTTTCGTTCCCCACAGATAGATCAAAAAGGCGAATAACGGGACGAACAACGTACCCCACATCACCCACAAGTGTGCGCCACGAGTGGGGTACATAAAATTGGGCACAATACCACTCGCCTGAGAATCAAAACTTATAAAGAATGGGATATACAGTACAAACGCCGTGATCCCCAATGGGATACCAAACAACAGGACATCCTCGAGTCTTTCCCAACTCCAGCCTGATTCACGGACCCGAGCCATTGCATAGCTGAGAACCATGAGCACACCAATGAAGAGTACATCCCATGTGTTCAGGAACGCCAAACCACCTAACACCAATGCACTGACGACAAGTCCCTGTTTATTGATCTTGAGTTGACCGAAATACAGGTTGATATTCCCACTCCATCCGCCGAGGAAAATGTTCAAGGCGACCGAGATCGCCAGCAACACGAACGGCATCGCCAACACATGTGGATGCAGATCTCCGAGCACGAAGGAGAAGGCGGGGAATTCGTCAATTGCTTCACGGAATGTTCCGTTCAGATCATAGTCCTGGACCACACGAGAAGCACGCCACCACCAATAAAATCGGTCCGGCGCCAGCCCAAGAACTTGCGATGGAGCCTCACGCAAATCTGGAATGTCGAGCCATTTCCAGAAATTTGGTCCGTCCTTCCAGAACAGGCCAAGCCTATGGAGCGTTTCGAGAAAACCTTCGACATTGGAAATAAGCAGAAGAAACAGAGGAGCAAGCAAGGGTAGACCATGGACAACAGACCATGGACGATGGTTATCATCATCAGTCTTTGGTCCATGGTCGATGGTCTTCAACAGGTTATACAAAATCCCATACGCACCAATCGCGCTCAAAGCGAAGACAAGTGAAAGCATCAAGTTATGAGCAATACTGGCAGGCACAGAGGTGAACTTCGCCAGCATGGCAGTCATTACATAACCGAAATAGTAATAGGATATGGCGTAACCAGACAACCACGGATCGTGTGGCGGAAAAACAGGCGAGCGAAGAATGGCATTAATGAAAGCGACTTCCATCCATTTCTCGCCACCAGCCGTTGTGATCTCCGGGTTACTGGCACGGACAAATGCCATAAATCCGAATGTTACAAGAAAGAGAAGCTCGGCTGTGATAATCAGACCGCAATTCTCGCCAAGCCAATTTTGGATTTCCGATTTCCGATTTACGGTCAAATATGCGCTTGCCCCTCCCACTACGATCAACCCCAGCAACAGTCCGCCTAGGTCATTTTGTGCGATGCCGAGGGAGGCGAATAGCCAGAAGATGAATGCCCAAACCAGCAGGCCGAACGTGCGCGAAAGTGTGTATCCACGATCTGCCAGTGCCGGGAAAAGATGATATGCCAGCGGGAAAGTGATCCAGCCGAGCAGGGTGATGAGGATGTACCAGGAGAAAAAGGAAGTCATTCGATTTACGGTTTTGGATTTACGATTTTAGATTCTGTGATTAGATCTTCGGCATTTTGAAGGCGCCGTTGGAATCCATCACGAAGCTGAGTGTATTGACCACGGCATCAAGGTTGATCGGACCATAGATATGTGGGAAAGGTTCACCCACAGCAACACCGGGCGGAGGCGCTCCGCCGGAGGGGTCTTCCCATTTCAAGGTCGAGGAAAGAAGCGTAGGGTCTATCACAAGTAAGAGAAGACCATTTTGGCCCGCATAATATTTTTCAGCAACGGGCAAGACCTGTGTCGCCGTCGAACAATGGATGAAGCCTTCGGTCTCGAGGCTTTCAACCGTGTATTCGCCTTTGGCCTGCGCGGCCTGCCAGGCGGTGCGAGATGTTATGTGAAAGATCATGGTTTTCTCCTATCGCTTGTTTCATAACTTAGTAAAATCCCTGTTGAAAATTACAAAGGGAAATTGGCGTTCTTGTTTACCAAATTATGCGATACTCTGTAAACGCATCCTTCGCTCAGGGCGGAGGTTACTTCATCACTTCGTAGATCACTGTGCTTCCATCGCGATAGACCGACTTCCAGTAAGTGCCGTCGAATTGCACAAACTTGGCAAGACCATCCGGAGTGTAAGCGGCTCGTTCCAGTTGACCGACGATAATGTACTTCACATCGTATGTTTTGAGGAAGTTGCGGGAAGCTTCAACGTCTATATTGTTGTAGAACGCACCGACTTGATCCACGCGTTCCTGCACTTGCGTAGAAGTGAAGGCTCGTTGTTGGCGCTGATGCCAATTCCAACCGACAACACCGGGCAAACCGGTATAAGTAGTGAAGCGCGTACACCAGTGATATTCAAGACAGTTCGCTTCAACAATAACGGGTGAACCCTGCACATTATCCTGCATCCAGCGGATGGCACGATAGTCTTCGCTCAGATCGAGGCGCTGGCCAAAGTCATCGTAGTTGGCATATTGCATGTACTTCATAGAGTCAAGCGTGCGCGGAGCATCCACGATCCAGCGATCACGGATCTTGCCATTCGTGGCGGTAATCGTATAGAGAACAGCGCCCGAAAGAAGAAGGATCATCATCCCTTGCCAGAATGCACGCCAGCCGGGAAGCCACTTGAAGAAGGGAGGCAACGTCCATGCCAGTGCGGCGCCCGCGCTCACGCCCAACATGAGCCATGCCTGCAAATAGAATTTGAAAATGGTATTCTGGCGGCCGATGTCACCGCGCACGGCAACCACTTCCACCATGATCGTGATGAATAACGCTGTACCGATCAAGAACAACACAAAACGTTTTGCATCGGTCAGGTTGGGGTTCAACAATAACACACCCGCCCATGCCGCAAGAGGCAAGGCGATCCATCCGATACTCATGCCGCCGTAATCGGTGGTTGATTGGTGATATTGTAAATAGAACAACGCAAGCACGAATCCAACCAAGGCGCCTTCGATCAGCACCTGATAGGGTTTCAGTTTCTTCAACGCAGAGAGCGGGGTCGAAGCCATCCACTCACGCGTTTCCCACGTCATCCACGAGACCACGATGAACAGAAGCACCAGCCACATCGTCAGGTATGAAGCGATGGGAGTGAACGGTCCCTTCCACGGGTCAAGCGCGCTGTAAGCCTGGCTGTACCAGATGCGATACGGCTCATACAAGAAACGCGAAAGGATGTACAACGCAGCAATGGATCCCACCGCAAGCAACGCGCGTTTGATAAGTGTCCCATCCACATATCGCAAAATGGAATATCCCAACGCAATGACACAGATCAACAAATAGGTATATGAGTCGGATAGATTGGTAGGATACGCCGCGCCAACGATCAACCCTCCAACGAGGAGCATGAAACCAGATAACGCCCACGCCTCGGCCGGACGGGAGGTCTGATTCAGTTTTCTGAATCCTCCAGCCACCGCTGACAGCGCCCAACTGATCGCGAGCAATGCAATCGGCATGACGATCATGTGCGCGTGCAGGTCGCTATAGAGGAATGTAAAGAGCGGGAATTCGGTGATCGAATTGTCGGGGCCTGGAGGGACGACACGGCTTGGATCCCAGTACCAGTCTCCAGGTCCGATGGGAAGCGCGGCGCCTTTGAGTGTTGCCATGAAGCCATTCCAAGCCCATGTCAGGCGTTGGATAAATGTCGAATCCCAACTGAAGGCGCCCGCACCGAGTTGTTGCAGTTTGTTGTAAATGAGTTGAAGAGTACCGAGGTTACCAAGCAAGATCACGAGGGAAGTAGCGGCAAGACCGGCGACAAAGGCTGAAGGCTGAATGTTGAAGGATGAAGATTCTCCCTCACCCTCCGCCCTCTCCCGCTGGGAGAAGGGACCTAAGAATAGATTCCATCCAATTGAAAAGGCGGAGATCCCAACGAAGGCGAAGAGCGTTGGGAGGATGAAGTTATAAGCAATGGACGGGACGATGCCGAGCAATTTAACCGGCGTGCCAACCAACAAGAAACCATAATAGTAATAGTTGATGTATCCGCCTGCGAACCACGGGTCATACGGCGGGAAGGAAGTGCTCTTGATGACCGCGTTGAAATACGAGAAGTCCATTGGGCGCTCGCCGCCTCTGCCGGGATGCCACAAGTCAGGGTTGCCCATGCGGATGAGCAGGTCAATGAGGAAGTAGACGAGGAAGAGTCCCTCGATCATCAGGAAATATTTACGTTTGGTCTGCCATTCTTCGCGCAATTCATCGCGTTGATAGTAGGCAAGCAGGATACCGATGATAACAATGATGCCAAACACAATCGCAATCGTTGTGCGTGTGTATGGAACGCCAAGCGAGCCGCCGATCCACGAGAAGTAACCGAGAATGACGAGCCCCAATGCACGGCTCAGGGGATACCCTTTATCGCCCAATCCGGGCATGGCAAGGCGAGTGATGGGATAAACCGCCAGCCCAAGGATAAAGATGAAGATATACCAGATGAGCAAACCAACAAACGGATATTTGTTTTGCAACCAGTCGTAATCAAAGAGTTGTGACCATGTGCCACCTGCACGTTGACTTGCAAGTCTATCGGCGGGGAGCAACAGGGTGGAATAATCTTTGAACTGTCGAGGCGTTAGATGGACCGCCGTGGAAAGGTCAACGGCGCTGAGCACAGCACGGACTTGCCCCTGATTGAAGTTTGCGTTTTTCTTGAAAACAAAGACCTTGGGATGATCGTAAAAGGTGAAGGCTTCTTCTGCATATTGATCGTTGATCTCGATCGGGCCAAGTTTCGGGAAAGTCTCAAACACTGCTACAAGATCATAGCCAAGCCTGCCTTGGTAATCACCCGGTTTGGCCTCGTGATAACACGGGATGATATCGGCATCCAACGGGCACCCCATGAGTTCACGGTAATACACCGTTGTAAGCGGATAACGTTCCGGCAGGCGGGTGATCTGTGCATACTGGTGATTGGTAGGAATGAAAATGTAATCACCCTGTGCGAGTGTGGATATGAACCGTTCGAGTTTTTCCTGATTGTCGTCCCAATACACTTGCAAATTGAGGTCACCACGATAGATACCGCCGAACGCATCATAACCGTCAATGCGGAAAGGCAAGCCATAGTCATAATCCGTTTCGTTGATAACAGCTGCACCGCTGATAGCAAGCGAACCAGCATCCACTGTGAAGCGCAGGTAGTATTGTTTTCCCGCCGTGACGGGAATAGGTTTATCGAGTTTGATGGTCTGGAAATCGCCTTGCAGGTTGGTCGTTGTGGCAAAGCTGGATTTAAGTGAGCCAGTAGTGAGAGCCTGCTCGGGTGTTGGATCAG
Proteins encoded in this window:
- a CDS encoding glycosyltransferase family 39 protein; the protein is MKREKYFWIYDVLFLLVFALAGYLRLTGVSWGEAQHQHPDENFLSGVLSNLHAKTCIDEAVPVEACPSEKQRWMTIGEYFDSETSTLNPYNRGYAFFVYGNLPMVITRIAVDAVGPGTDPKLLGRQFSALADLFSIVFLYLLVSRMYGRKVGLLASLFSALTVMQIQQSHFFTTDLFVNAFAFLAIYFAVVIVNRKPETADFKSLLSARLFTHPLFLLSIGFGVAFGMALASKVNIYPLAILLPGAFALRYLIADRHALTVDDGQITETVLPEVEQGEGETLVVDSSPIEIDLNDNDEVSATPQEPITNTQSSLNNYLLFVAACLIIGGLAAFASFRIFQPYAFSGIMPNEQWVANIQEQRNQAKGDADLPWNLQWARRSHLYSFINLTTWGLGLPLGILAWIGFLYMGWRILKGEWRHALLWGWTGLYFFWQSLQFNPTMRYQLPVYPLFAMMAAWFIFELAGFNVETLKRSSLRKISASVLGITVIALTTIWAFAFHSIYIREEPRMAASRWIFQNVPGPINVQIQKLGDATYNQPLPFPTGGFIQAGIPYDTTFVAQTDGIVDSITLGHAANQAASPLTLSLILSEVPDPTPEQALTTGSLKSSFATTTNLQGDFQTIKLDKPIPVTAGKQYYLRFTVDAGSLAISGAAVINETDYDYGLPFRIDGYDAFGGIYRGDLNLQVYWDDNQEKLERFISTLAQGDYIFIPTNHQYAQITRLPERYPLTTVYYRELMGCPLDADIIPCYHEAKPGDYQGRLGYDLVAVFETFPKLGPIEINDQYAEEAFTFYDHPKVFVFKKNANFNQGQVRAVLSAVDLSTAVHLTPRQFKDYSTLLLPADRLASQRAGGTWSQLFDYDWLQNKYPFVGLLIWYIFIFILGLAVYPITRLAMPGLGDKGYPLSRALGLVILGYFSWIGGSLGVPYTRTTIAIVFGIIVIIGILLAYYQRDELREEWQTKRKYFLMIEGLFLVYFLIDLLIRMGNPDLWHPGRGGERPMDFSYFNAVIKSTSFPPYDPWFAGGYINYYYYGFLLVGTPVKLLGIVPSIAYNFILPTLFAFVGISAFSIGWNLFLGPFSQRERAEGEGESSSFNIQPSAFVAGLAATSLVILLGNLGTLQLIYNKLQQLGAGAFSWDSTFIQRLTWAWNGFMATLKGAALPIGPGDWYWDPSRVVPPGPDNSITEFPLFTFLYSDLHAHMIVMPIALLAISWALSAVAGGFRKLNQTSRPAEAWALSGFMLLVGGLIVGAAYPTNLSDSYTYLLICVIALGYSILRYVDGTLIKRALLAVGSIAALYILSRFLYEPYRIWYSQAYSALDPWKGPFTPIASYLTMWLVLLFIVVSWMTWETREWMASTPLSALKKLKPYQVLIEGALVGFVLALFYLQYHQSTTDYGGMSIGWIALPLAAWAGVLLLNPNLTDAKRFVLFLIGTALFITIMVEVVAVRGDIGRQNTIFKFYLQAWLMLGVSAGAALAWTLPPFFKWLPGWRAFWQGMMILLLSGAVLYTITATNGKIRDRWIVDAPRTLDSMKYMQYANYDDFGQRLDLSEDYRAIRWMQDNVQGSPVIVEANCLEYHWCTRFTTYTGLPGVVGWNWHQRQQRAFTSTQVQERVDQVGAFYNNIDVEASRNFLKTYDVKYIIVGQLERAAYTPDGLAKFVQFDGTYWKSVYRDGSTVIYEVMK